One Amorphoplanes digitatis genomic window carries:
- a CDS encoding DUF1800 domain-containing protein codes for MTEPRGTSISRRSLVGGAVGAAATGLIAAVPAPAGAATVRRAADYVAADAGLHLLRRATYGPTAASVAEIRRLGVTKWLDRQLSPAGIPDAACDALMSRFPLIGLSIDEIRSGVRAGTTRYGWDTMLQLGFATTARAVWSERQLFEVMVDFWSNHLNVTNPSADVWDNRHDYDRTVIRQHTFGRFADMLKAAARHPAMLTYLDNRFSTRTAPNENYGRELLELHTVGLGYKESDVRNAARLLTGLTVDWDTGRYRYSAGSHATGPVTVLGFRHANATAAGGEKAALALLDHLALHPATARRIATKLAVRFVSDNPPASLVTKLAKVYLDKRSAIVPVLRALFTSAEFRASAGQKVRTPYEDIVATVRAVGYGPDASGTAGIESLYWLINSAGQAPMAWAPPNGYPDVAAAWASPGGMLARWNAHLHIVAGYRPKEFQRPRNLAGELVGKLPATYGALVDALARRLFGRTLPAEHAAAMTAYFDKAPTSALGSADAAVGWKFPQLVALMLNSPYFAAR; via the coding sequence GTGACGGAACCACGCGGGACCTCGATCAGCCGCCGCAGCCTGGTCGGCGGCGCGGTCGGCGCCGCCGCCACCGGCCTGATCGCGGCCGTGCCGGCGCCGGCCGGTGCCGCCACCGTCCGCCGGGCCGCCGACTACGTCGCGGCGGACGCCGGACTGCACCTGCTGCGCCGCGCCACGTACGGGCCGACGGCCGCCTCCGTCGCCGAGATCCGCCGGCTCGGCGTGACGAAGTGGCTCGACCGGCAGCTCAGCCCGGCCGGCATCCCCGACGCCGCCTGCGACGCGCTGATGTCCCGCTTTCCCCTGATCGGCCTCTCCATCGACGAGATCCGCTCCGGGGTCCGTGCGGGCACCACGCGGTACGGCTGGGACACGATGCTCCAGCTGGGCTTCGCCACCACCGCCCGGGCCGTCTGGAGCGAGCGGCAGCTGTTCGAGGTGATGGTCGACTTCTGGTCCAACCACCTCAACGTCACAAACCCGTCCGCCGACGTCTGGGACAACCGGCACGACTACGACCGGACCGTGATCCGGCAGCACACGTTCGGCCGCTTCGCCGACATGCTCAAGGCCGCCGCCCGGCACCCGGCGATGCTCACCTACCTGGACAACCGCTTCTCCACCCGTACGGCGCCGAACGAGAACTACGGCCGCGAGCTGCTCGAGCTGCACACCGTCGGGCTGGGCTACAAGGAGTCCGACGTCAGGAACGCCGCCCGGCTGCTGACCGGCCTGACCGTCGACTGGGACACCGGCCGGTACCGGTACAGCGCCGGCTCGCACGCCACCGGCCCGGTGACGGTGCTCGGTTTCCGGCACGCCAACGCGACGGCCGCGGGCGGCGAGAAGGCGGCGCTGGCGCTGCTCGACCACCTGGCGCTGCACCCCGCGACCGCCCGGCGCATCGCCACCAAGCTGGCCGTCCGGTTCGTCTCGGACAACCCGCCGGCCTCGCTCGTGACCAAGCTGGCCAAGGTCTACCTCGACAAGCGGTCGGCCATCGTCCCGGTGCTGCGGGCGCTGTTCACCTCGGCCGAGTTCCGCGCGTCCGCCGGCCAGAAGGTCCGCACCCCGTACGAGGACATCGTCGCGACGGTGCGCGCGGTCGGCTACGGGCCGGACGCGTCGGGTACCGCGGGCATCGAGTCGCTCTACTGGCTGATCAACTCGGCGGGGCAGGCGCCGATGGCCTGGGCTCCACCGAACGGGTACCCGGACGTCGCCGCGGCCTGGGCGTCGCCGGGCGGGATGCTGGCCAGGTGGAACGCGCACCTGCACATCGTCGCGGGGTACCGCCCGAAGGAGTTCCAGCGCCCGCGGAACCTGGCCGGTGAGCTGGTCGGCAAGCTGCCCGCCACCTACGGCGCCCTTGTCGACGCCCTCGCCCGGCGGCTGTTCGGGCGCACCCTGCCGGCGGAGCACGCGGCGGCGATGACGGCCTACTTCGACAAGGCGCCCACGTCGGCGCTCGGGTCCGCGGATGCCGCCGTCGGCTGGAAGTTTCCCCAGCTCGTGGCCCTGATGTTAAATTCACCCTACTTTGCGGCGAGGTGA
- a CDS encoding DUF1501 domain-containing protein, whose amino-acid sequence MPDLSGGCADDHRTTMSRRRILGSAAAAGAAGAVAGLAGDLLSTQMAFAAGRYNGDVLVVLSLRGGFDGLSAIVPAGDPAYYAARPGIAVPKSQLIGGDTRFGLHPALAPLLPFWKAGTFGAIQAAGQPAPNRSHFSAMENLERAAPGSSLRTGWLDRMLGGLGATSPFNGVSVGGMMPSRAMAGPVPTLGMKSIDDFALYGDQEGQPMAATLAKLYAGAPTVLSAPARQVTSSLVTAKALAAKPYQPAGGAAYPDDTLGRALRDVARLIKGNTGLMSACVDSGDWDMHENLGAAVAGKRMHDKLAKLAEALAAFATDLGPAGLNRVTLVTVSEFGRRVRENGSGGLDHGYGNAMMLLGGGVVGGKVHGRWPGLDERRLVDGDLAVTTDYRAVIAEILRERCGLANTRSVFPDVRTTNSGVVRPR is encoded by the coding sequence ATGCCCGACTTGAGCGGTGGCTGCGCGGACGATCATCGGACGACGATGTCGCGTCGCCGGATTCTGGGCAGTGCCGCCGCCGCCGGCGCGGCGGGCGCGGTCGCCGGTCTCGCCGGTGACCTGCTCTCCACCCAGATGGCCTTCGCCGCCGGCAGGTACAACGGGGATGTGCTGGTGGTGCTGTCGCTGCGCGGCGGCTTCGACGGCCTGTCGGCCATCGTGCCCGCCGGGGACCCGGCCTACTACGCGGCCCGGCCCGGCATCGCGGTGCCGAAGTCCCAGCTCATCGGCGGCGACACCCGTTTCGGCCTGCACCCGGCGCTCGCGCCGCTGCTGCCGTTCTGGAAGGCCGGCACGTTCGGCGCGATACAGGCCGCGGGCCAGCCCGCGCCGAACCGCTCGCACTTCTCCGCGATGGAGAACCTGGAGCGGGCCGCGCCCGGCTCGAGCCTGCGTACCGGCTGGCTCGACCGGATGCTCGGCGGCCTCGGCGCGACGAGCCCCTTCAACGGCGTCTCCGTCGGCGGCATGATGCCGTCGCGGGCGATGGCCGGGCCGGTTCCCACCCTGGGCATGAAGTCGATCGACGACTTCGCGCTCTACGGCGACCAGGAGGGCCAGCCGATGGCGGCCACCCTGGCCAAGCTGTACGCCGGCGCGCCGACCGTACTGAGCGCGCCCGCCCGGCAGGTGACGAGCTCCCTGGTGACGGCGAAGGCGCTGGCGGCCAAGCCGTACCAGCCGGCCGGCGGCGCGGCCTACCCGGACGACACCCTCGGCCGGGCGCTGCGCGACGTCGCCCGGCTGATCAAGGGGAACACCGGGCTGATGTCCGCCTGTGTCGACTCCGGCGACTGGGACATGCACGAGAACCTCGGCGCGGCCGTCGCCGGCAAGCGGATGCACGACAAGCTGGCCAAGCTGGCCGAGGCGCTCGCCGCGTTCGCCACCGACCTAGGTCCCGCCGGCCTGAACCGCGTCACCCTGGTGACGGTCAGCGAGTTCGGGCGGCGGGTGCGCGAGAACGGCTCCGGCGGCCTCGACCACGGGTACGGCAACGCGATGATGCTGCTGGGCGGCGGCGTGGTCGGCGGCAAGGTGCACGGTCGCTGGCCCGGGCTGGACGAGCGCCGGCTTGTCGACGGCGACCTCGCCGTCACCACGGACTACCGGGCGGTCATCGCCGAGATCCTGCGCGAGCGCTGCGGCCTGGCCAACACCCGTTCGGTGTTCCCGGACGTCAGGACGACGAACTCCGGGGTCGTGCGTCCCCGCTGA
- the urtA gene encoding urea ABC transporter substrate-binding protein translates to MLSASLLLTGCADDPSQGGGSSGDTIKVGVLHSLSGTMAISEVTVRDSELLAIEEVNAAGGVLGKKLEPVVEDGASDWPTFAEKAQKLINEDKVATTFGGWTSASRKAMLPVFERNKALLWYPVQYEGLESSPYIFYTGATTNQQIVPALDYLKEQGRKSVFLVGSDYVFPRTANKIIKAYAEANGMSVVGEEYTPLGNTEYSTIVNKLGQAKPDVVFNTLNGDSNVAFFKQLRSAGFTDKTMPTVSVSVAEEEVGGIGPENIAGHLVAWNYYQTTEGATNTEFVKAYKAKYGATKVTSDPMEAGYNAVKLWAAAATKAGSVEVEAVKKAAGGIALDLPEGKVTIDGENQHVYKTARIGLIQPDGQIKEVWNSGQPVKPDPYLKGYPWAAGLAS, encoded by the coding sequence ATGCTCTCCGCATCCCTCCTGCTGACCGGCTGTGCGGACGATCCGTCGCAAGGGGGCGGTTCCTCGGGCGACACCATCAAGGTCGGCGTCCTGCACTCCCTCAGCGGCACGATGGCCATCAGCGAGGTGACCGTCCGCGACTCCGAACTGCTCGCCATCGAGGAGGTCAACGCCGCCGGTGGCGTGCTCGGCAAGAAGCTCGAACCGGTCGTCGAGGACGGCGCCTCGGACTGGCCGACCTTCGCCGAGAAGGCCCAGAAGCTGATCAACGAGGACAAGGTCGCCACCACGTTCGGCGGCTGGACCTCGGCCAGCCGCAAGGCGATGCTCCCGGTCTTCGAGCGCAACAAGGCCCTGCTCTGGTACCCGGTGCAGTACGAGGGGCTGGAGAGCTCGCCGTACATCTTCTACACCGGCGCCACCACCAACCAGCAGATCGTCCCCGCCCTGGACTACCTCAAGGAGCAGGGCCGCAAGTCGGTCTTCCTGGTCGGCAGCGACTACGTCTTCCCGCGCACCGCAAACAAGATCATCAAGGCGTACGCCGAGGCGAACGGCATGTCCGTCGTCGGCGAGGAGTACACCCCGCTCGGCAACACCGAGTACTCGACGATCGTCAACAAGCTCGGCCAGGCCAAGCCCGACGTCGTCTTCAACACGCTCAACGGCGACAGCAACGTCGCGTTCTTCAAGCAGCTGCGCAGCGCGGGCTTCACCGACAAGACGATGCCGACCGTCTCGGTGAGCGTCGCCGAGGAGGAGGTCGGCGGCATCGGCCCGGAGAACATCGCCGGTCACCTGGTGGCGTGGAACTACTACCAGACCACCGAGGGCGCGACGAACACCGAGTTCGTGAAGGCGTACAAGGCCAAGTACGGCGCCACCAAGGTCACCTCCGACCCGATGGAGGCCGGCTACAACGCGGTCAAGCTCTGGGCGGCGGCGGCCACCAAGGCGGGCAGCGTCGAGGTCGAGGCGGTCAAGAAGGCGGCCGGGGGCATCGCGCTCGACCTGCCCGAGGGCAAGGTCACGATCGACGGCGAGAACCAGCACGTCTACAAGACCGCGCGGATCGGCCTGATCCAGCCGGACGGCCAGATCAAGGAGGTGTGGAACTCCGGGCAGCCCGTGAAGCCGGACCCGTACCTCAAGGGCTATCCGTGGGCCGCCGGACTGGCGTCCTGA
- the urtB gene encoding urea ABC transporter permease subunit UrtB, which translates to MGALNQLVIGASIGAVLLLASLGLTFTFGQMGVINMAHGEFIMAGAYTAFVLQPFFGSQAVVVALPVAFVVGGVLGLIMERLLIRRFYGRPLDTLLLTFGISLILQQVARDIFGAPNVQVTAPGWLTGGVDLGGVRMPYNRIFILVLAVGCVVLISVYLSRLRHGRRMRAVMQNRQLAAVSGVATERVDQATFFIGSGLAGVAGVALTLIGPVGPTLGSAYIVDAFLVVVAGGLGQLRGAVIAAFALGVLNSYVEFWTANGASFAKVVVFAVIIGFLQFRPQGMFVLRSRALT; encoded by the coding sequence ATGGGCGCGCTCAACCAGTTGGTCATCGGGGCGAGCATCGGCGCGGTGCTGCTGCTCGCCTCGCTGGGCCTGACCTTCACGTTCGGCCAGATGGGCGTCATCAACATGGCGCACGGTGAGTTCATCATGGCCGGGGCGTACACCGCCTTCGTCCTGCAACCGTTCTTCGGCTCGCAGGCCGTCGTGGTGGCGCTGCCCGTGGCCTTCGTCGTCGGCGGGGTGCTCGGGCTGATCATGGAACGGTTGCTCATCCGGCGCTTCTACGGCCGGCCCCTCGACACGCTGCTGCTCACCTTCGGTATCAGCCTGATACTGCAACAGGTCGCCCGAGACATCTTCGGCGCGCCGAACGTCCAGGTCACCGCCCCGGGCTGGCTTACCGGCGGCGTGGACCTCGGCGGGGTGCGGATGCCGTACAACCGGATCTTCATCCTGGTCCTCGCCGTCGGCTGCGTGGTGCTGATCTCGGTGTATCTCAGCCGGCTCCGGCACGGCCGGCGTATGCGCGCCGTGATGCAGAACCGGCAGCTCGCGGCCGTCAGCGGGGTCGCCACCGAGCGGGTCGACCAGGCCACCTTCTTCATCGGCTCCGGCCTCGCCGGGGTGGCCGGGGTGGCGCTGACCCTGATCGGCCCGGTCGGGCCGACGCTGGGCAGCGCGTACATCGTGGACGCGTTCCTCGTGGTCGTGGCCGGCGGCCTCGGCCAGCTGCGCGGCGCGGTCATCGCGGCGTTCGCGCTGGGTGTGCTCAACAGCTACGTCGAGTTCTGGACCGCGAACGGTGCCAGCTTCGCCAAGGTGGTGGTCTTCGCCGTGATCATCGGATTCCTCCAGTTCCGGCCGCAGGGCATGTTCGTGCTGCGATCGCGGGCCCTGACATGA
- the urtC gene encoding urea ABC transporter permease subunit UrtC, giving the protein MTLTWAKRAAFVAVAVLLLAAPLLLTPFRLDLLAKYLCYAIVAVGIALAWGRGGMLTLGQGVFFGLGGYAMGMHLKLAEAGPGQLPDFMSWSGVEELPLLWRPFADPVFALVMVVVMPVTVALLLGLLIFRQRVRGAYFAVLTQALAAAFVILLVGQQGLTGGTNGLTDFQYFFGLDLYEDADRRILYLVIVIVLGLSYLGVRQLVRSRYGQLLVAIRDGEDRVRFLGYDPALVKTIAFAVSAGLAGIAGALFVPVVGLLTPANLGVVASLELLIGVAIGGRYSLAGAVGGTLLFNYAKTIFSESWPDGWLYVQGALFVAVLLWAPRGLAGLADQLRTAVAARRRPPAPASPPVIKTPEEVRA; this is encoded by the coding sequence ATGACGCTGACCTGGGCGAAACGGGCCGCGTTCGTCGCGGTCGCGGTGCTGCTGCTCGCGGCGCCGCTGCTGCTGACCCCGTTCCGGCTGGACCTGCTGGCCAAGTACCTGTGCTACGCGATCGTCGCGGTCGGCATCGCGCTGGCCTGGGGGCGCGGCGGGATGCTGACGCTGGGGCAGGGTGTGTTCTTCGGCCTCGGCGGCTACGCCATGGGCATGCACCTGAAGCTGGCCGAGGCCGGGCCGGGGCAGCTGCCCGACTTCATGTCGTGGAGCGGCGTCGAGGAGTTGCCGCTGCTCTGGAGGCCGTTCGCCGACCCGGTCTTCGCGCTGGTCATGGTCGTGGTCATGCCGGTGACCGTCGCCCTGCTGCTCGGCCTGCTGATCTTCCGGCAGCGGGTGCGGGGCGCGTACTTCGCGGTGCTCACCCAGGCGCTGGCCGCGGCGTTCGTGATCCTGCTCGTCGGCCAGCAGGGGCTGACCGGCGGCACCAACGGCCTTACCGACTTCCAGTACTTCTTCGGCCTCGACCTCTACGAGGACGCGGACCGCCGGATCCTCTACCTGGTCATCGTGATCGTGCTGGGGCTGTCCTATCTGGGCGTGCGGCAGCTCGTCCGCAGCCGGTACGGGCAGCTGCTCGTGGCGATCCGCGACGGCGAGGACCGGGTCCGGTTCCTCGGCTATGACCCGGCGCTGGTCAAGACGATCGCCTTCGCGGTCTCGGCGGGCCTGGCCGGCATCGCCGGCGCGCTCTTCGTGCCCGTCGTCGGCCTGCTCACCCCGGCCAACCTCGGCGTCGTCGCCTCGCTGGAGCTGCTCATCGGCGTGGCGATCGGCGGCCGCTACTCGCTGGCCGGCGCGGTCGGCGGCACGCTGCTGTTCAACTACGCGAAGACGATCTTCAGCGAGTCGTGGCCGGACGGCTGGCTCTACGTGCAGGGCGCGCTCTTCGTCGCGGTGCTGCTCTGGGCGCCGCGCGGCCTGGCCGGCCTGGCCGACCAGCTCCGCACCGCCGTGGCCGCCCGCCGCCGCCCGCCCGCGCCGGCCTCCCCGCCGGTCATCAAGACCCCCGAGGAGGTACGGGCGTGA
- the urtD gene encoding urea ABC transporter ATP-binding protein UrtD, whose protein sequence is MSALLEVRGLNVVFSGFHAITDLDFTLESGELRFLIGPNGAGKTTLIDVITGLTRPASGSVTFAGQQLVGRREFRIVRSGVGRTFQTSVVFEELSVLDNLDLAAGFRRRMPALLRRRRGVGDDVASALDTIGLGAVADRPAGVLSHGQRQWLEIGMLVVQRPRLLLLDEPVAGMSRDERERTGELLRAVARDHTVLVVEHDMDFLRRFASTVTVLHEGRLLCEGTVDEVRADPRVQEVYLGRTRDELDKEVA, encoded by the coding sequence GTGAGCGCGCTGCTGGAGGTACGCGGCCTGAACGTGGTGTTCTCGGGCTTTCACGCCATCACCGATCTCGACTTCACGCTCGAATCCGGCGAGCTGCGGTTCCTGATCGGGCCCAACGGCGCGGGCAAGACCACCCTTATCGACGTGATCACCGGCCTGACCAGGCCCGCCTCCGGCTCGGTCACGTTCGCGGGCCAGCAGCTCGTCGGCCGCCGCGAGTTCCGGATCGTGCGCTCGGGCGTCGGGCGTACCTTCCAGACGTCGGTGGTGTTCGAGGAGCTCAGCGTTCTCGACAACCTGGACCTGGCGGCGGGTTTCCGGCGCCGGATGCCGGCGCTGCTGCGCCGCCGGCGCGGGGTCGGCGACGACGTGGCCTCGGCGCTCGACACGATCGGGCTGGGCGCCGTCGCGGACCGGCCGGCCGGCGTCCTGTCGCATGGCCAGCGGCAGTGGCTGGAGATAGGGATGCTCGTGGTGCAACGGCCCCGGCTGCTGCTGCTCGACGAGCCGGTCGCGGGGATGAGCCGCGACGAGCGTGAGCGCACGGGCGAGCTGCTGCGGGCGGTAGCCCGGGACCACACGGTGCTGGTGGTCGAGCACGACATGGACTTCCTGCGCCGCTTCGCCAGCACGGTCACCGTGCTGCACGAGGGCCGGCTGCTGTGCGAGGGCACGGTCGACGAGGTGCGGGCCGACCCCCGCGTCCAGGAGGTCTACCTCGGACGGACCCGCGACGAGCTCGACAAGGAGGTGGCCTGA
- the urtE gene encoding urea ABC transporter ATP-binding subunit UrtE, whose protein sequence is MLEVRDLYVSYGRAQVLFGVGLEAPAASLVCLMGRNGVGKTTLLKAVMGVLPSRSGTVTFDGRDITRLKVHERVRLGLGYVPQGHETFPQLTVAENLQVARESTGNRRTGGAVDEALDLFPALRGLLKRRAGFLSGGQQQQLAIARALVTEPRMLLLDEPTEGIQPSIVLEIEDAIRQLHAAGLSILLVEQYLELALRLADRFVILDAGEVVRSGPADDLRDESVRRLLAV, encoded by the coding sequence ATGCTCGAGGTACGCGACCTGTACGTGTCGTACGGCCGGGCGCAGGTGCTGTTCGGGGTCGGCCTCGAGGCGCCGGCGGCCTCGCTGGTCTGCCTGATGGGCCGCAACGGAGTCGGCAAGACCACCCTGCTGAAGGCGGTCATGGGCGTGCTGCCGTCGCGTTCGGGGACGGTGACCTTCGACGGGCGGGACATCACCCGGCTCAAGGTGCACGAGCGGGTTCGGCTCGGGCTCGGCTACGTGCCGCAGGGGCACGAGACCTTCCCGCAGCTCACCGTCGCGGAGAACCTCCAGGTCGCCCGGGAGAGCACGGGAAACCGGCGTACGGGCGGGGCGGTCGACGAGGCGCTCGACCTCTTCCCGGCGCTGCGCGGGCTGCTCAAGCGGCGCGCCGGCTTCCTCTCCGGTGGCCAGCAGCAGCAGCTCGCGATCGCCCGGGCGCTGGTCACGGAGCCGCGGATGCTGCTGCTGGACGAGCCGACCGAGGGCATCCAGCCGTCGATCGTGCTCGAGATCGAGGACGCGATCCGGCAACTGCACGCGGCCGGGCTGAGCATCCTGCTGGTGGAGCAGTACCTGGAGCTGGCGCTGCGCCTGGCGGACCGCTTCGTGATCCTCGACGCGGGTGAGGTCGTGCGCTCCGGCCCGGCCGACGATCTGCGCGACGAGTCGGTGCGCCGCCTGCTGGCGGTCTGA
- a CDS encoding PaaI family thioesterase yields MTQTQDETRTRTYSWASPAEHAALLATTGGLELLRAMAAGELPPPPIMSLIDLTGMEAEEGRVTFHLEPREFHYNPLGTMHGGVISTLLDSAAACSLHSTLPAGVGYTSLDLNVKFLRPVTVDSGRLTCTGSVLQRGRRTALTEARLTDGAGRLVAHATSSCMIFEAPGA; encoded by the coding sequence ATGACGCAGACTCAGGATGAGACCCGCACCCGCACCTACTCCTGGGCCAGCCCGGCCGAGCACGCCGCCCTGCTGGCCACCACCGGCGGGCTGGAGCTGCTGCGGGCCATGGCCGCGGGCGAGCTGCCGCCCCCGCCGATCATGAGCCTCATCGACCTCACCGGGATGGAGGCCGAGGAGGGCCGCGTCACGTTCCACCTCGAGCCGCGGGAGTTCCACTACAACCCGCTCGGCACGATGCACGGCGGGGTGATCTCCACCCTGCTCGACAGCGCCGCCGCGTGCTCGCTGCACTCGACGCTGCCGGCCGGCGTCGGCTACACCTCGCTCGACCTCAACGTGAAGTTCCTGCGCCCGGTCACCGTCGACTCCGGCCGGCTGACCTGCACGGGCAGCGTGCTCCAGCGGGGCCGGCGTACCGCGCTCACCGAGGCGCGGCTGACCGACGGCGCGGGACGCCTCGTCGCGCACGCCACCTCGAGCTGCATGATCTTCGAGGCGCCCGGGGCCTGA
- a CDS encoding winged helix-turn-helix transcriptional regulator: protein MNHTISRPPAMDWSMETCTIGRAMEVLGEKWTIVVLREIFNGVRRFADLRERTGIPRQVLTNRLASLVDHGLLRREPYQEPGARIRHEYRLTAKGIDLYPVLTAVKEWGDHYLAEPEGPPLEMAHRGCGAEIHVELRCAEGHRVADNRQVVPRPGPGARRSRPAPPGD, encoded by the coding sequence ATGAATCACACGATCTCGCGTCCGCCGGCCATGGACTGGTCCATGGAGACCTGCACGATCGGCCGGGCGATGGAGGTGCTCGGCGAGAAGTGGACGATCGTCGTCCTGCGCGAGATCTTCAACGGGGTGCGGCGCTTCGCCGACCTGCGTGAGCGCACCGGCATACCGCGCCAGGTGCTTACCAACCGGCTCGCCTCGCTCGTCGACCACGGGCTGCTGCGCCGCGAGCCGTACCAGGAGCCGGGCGCGCGGATCCGCCACGAATACCGGCTGACCGCCAAGGGTATCGACCTCTATCCGGTGCTGACCGCGGTGAAGGAGTGGGGCGACCACTACCTGGCCGAGCCCGAGGGGCCGCCGCTGGAGATGGCGCACCGGGGCTGCGGCGCGGAGATCCACGTCGAGCTGCGCTGCGCCGAGGGGCACCGGGTCGCCGATAACCGTCAGGTCGTGCCGCGGCCCGGACCGGGTGCCCGGCGCAGCCGGCCGGCTCCGCCCGGCGACTAG
- a CDS encoding cyanophycinase has product MALVDRSRRSRLLVIGGAERYGPGGTEILRRFVDLAGGAAAELVVIATASAEPAILEAEYAALFSRLGAGRVRALRLETRAQANESAVIEALATATGVFFTGGDQLRITTVLGGTRTDSALQTLVQEGAVVLGGTSAGAAMMSGTMIIGGDGPGVARTSVRTGPGLEFLPGVLIDMHFAERGRLNRLLSAVALYPHELGLGIDEDTAILADGDCFEVLGSGAVIVVDAGAAGDIRTPVDGPIALTGARVHVLPAGCRFELSGRRPSLADGAGGERELAA; this is encoded by the coding sequence GTGGCGCTCGTCGATCGATCGCGCCGCTCCCGGCTGCTGGTCATCGGCGGCGCCGAGCGGTACGGCCCCGGCGGCACCGAGATCCTGCGCCGCTTCGTCGACCTGGCCGGCGGTGCCGCCGCCGAGCTGGTCGTCATCGCCACCGCCAGCGCCGAGCCCGCCATCCTCGAGGCCGAGTACGCCGCCCTCTTCTCCCGCCTCGGCGCGGGCCGGGTCCGTGCGCTGCGGCTGGAGACCCGGGCACAGGCCAACGAGTCCGCGGTGATCGAGGCGCTCGCGACCGCGACCGGCGTCTTCTTCACCGGCGGCGACCAGCTGCGGATCACCACGGTGCTCGGCGGTACCCGTACGGACTCCGCGTTGCAGACCCTCGTGCAGGAGGGCGCGGTGGTCCTCGGCGGCACCAGCGCCGGCGCCGCGATGATGTCCGGCACGATGATCATCGGCGGTGACGGGCCGGGGGTCGCGCGCACCAGCGTGCGTACCGGTCCCGGCCTCGAGTTCCTGCCCGGCGTGCTCATCGACATGCACTTCGCCGAGCGCGGCCGGCTCAACCGCCTGCTCAGCGCCGTCGCGCTGTACCCGCACGAGCTCGGCCTCGGCATCGACGAGGACACCGCGATCCTGGCCGACGGCGACTGCTTCGAGGTGCTGGGCAGCGGCGCGGTCATCGTGGTCGACGCGGGCGCGGCCGGCGACATCCGGACGCCGGTCGACGGGCCGATCGCGCTCACCGGCGCGCGCGTACACGTGCTTCCTGCCGGGTGCAGGTTCGAACTGTCCGGTCGCCGCCCCTCGCTCGCCGACGGGGCCGGAGGGGAACGGGAACTGGCCGCATGA